A genome region from Pan troglodytes isolate AG18354 chromosome 3, NHGRI_mPanTro3-v2.0_pri, whole genome shotgun sequence includes the following:
- the FGFBP2 gene encoding fibroblast growth factor-binding protein 2 has protein sequence MKFVPCLLLVTLSCLGTLGQAPRQKQGSTGEEFHFQTGGRDSCTMRPSSLGQGAGEVWLRVDCRNTDQTYWCEYRGQPSMCQAFLADPKPYWNQALQELRRLHHACQGAPVLRPSMCREAGPQAHMQQVTSSLKGSPEPNQQPEAGTPSLRPKATVKLTEATQLGKDSMEELGKAKPTTRPTAKPTQPGPRPGGNEEAKKKAWKHCWKPFQALCAFLISFFRG, from the coding sequence ATGAAGTTCGTCCCCTGCCTCCTGCTGGTGACCTTGTCCTGCCTGGGGACTTTGGGTCAGGCCCCGAGGCAAAAGCAAGGAAGCACTGGGGAGGAATTCCATTTCCAGACTGGAGGGAGAGATTCCTGCACTATGCGTCCCAGCAGCTTGGGGCAAGGTGCTGGAGAAGTCTGGCTTCGCGTCGACTGCCGCAACACAGACCAGACATACTGGTGTGAGTACAGGGGGCAGCCCAGCATGTGCCAGGCTTTCCTTGCTGACCCCAAACCTTACTGGAATCAAGCCCTGCAGGAGCTGAGGCGCCTTCACCATGCGTGCCAGGGGGCCCCGGTGCTGAGGCCATCCATGTGCAGGGAGGCTGGACCCCAGGCCCACATGCAGCAGGTGACTTCCAGCCTCAAGGGCAGCCCAGAGCCCAACCAGCAGCCTGAGGCTGGGACGCCATCTCTGAGGCCCAAGGCCACAGTGAAACTCACAGAAGCAACACAGCTGGGAAAGGACTCCATGGAAGAGCTGGGAAAAGCCAAACCCACCACCCGACCCACAGCCAAACCTACCCAGCCTGGACCCAGGCCCGGAGGGAATGAGGAAGCAAAGAAGAAGGCCTGGAAACATTGTTGGAAACCCTTCCAGGCCCTGTGTGCCTTTCTCATCAGCTTCTTCCGAGGGTGA